From the Lactuca sativa cultivar Salinas chromosome 9, Lsat_Salinas_v11, whole genome shotgun sequence genome, the window CatcaagttccaagctttatgcctTTAGTGGATGTTTGAGGGTGAGATACTTTTGGATATAAGTTTCCTTGAGCTTCCAAGatgattgtcacaccccaaaaccaagaacagcggaaacgttatggggcggaggacgtcatgtaaagtatcacaacagtgtaaagtagtaaacaagcaacaacatcatacattgcattaatagtataattttaatacaagtgtgtccCTTCATAGAATAAGACATGAACATAAGTAATCagaataaaagacgagtcttgactgctccgtcttctcaaaactggtcatcgtacctgtctactggtgacctgagaatacaagttattttgaaagtgtagatcagcatttaagctggtgaattcataagtattttagtgtcattgattagtaaaaacttgtaatgaaagattGTAATTGTTTtaggaaaagtttgtataagtatgaaaaaccctagaaaatcccatatttcatACTAGTAGAAAAAGTAGTCtgttaccaagactcgactgttttgaaggtttgaaCCTCTGCAGAAATGAAGGTTTTTCccttgtacaactattattattaaaatctAGTCTACCTCATcaattatgtgaatgtgtcacaaaataaaggtaataaggaaaataatataattattgaaatcgtatccttttgtactaggataaacacgacatggTAACTCGCCGAATAgtacaaccgtagacatccgtcgaTGTGAATTTTCCCACTATAGCTAACAGTCGGGTGTAGAATGGTCAATCCCGTATCgcatgtaatagtatctcttcatatagtatgtaacagtatctcttcatatagtatgtaatagtatctcttcatatagtatgtaatatatttgtatagactcatgaatgaactgactcttgtgtgattccttgtactaggaatagtaagtagtatctcctaactatacctattatagttactagtaatgtacgtgtataaccgaaagtatgtctttgctacccaaaggtactaaattgactgatagaacttttatgtctatatatgtatacataatatataactaatatttagacgacattcggacaaataaccgataacctaaggccacatccaaacaaggaaaaggaattaaagtgaggtagcagtcctaagtcctttaaacattgcttatataactatacatatatacgcatgcatttgacaacataaaagtttaaaagaagttttgtaaaacctttcaaaagtttaataaataagaattgatgacttgatttcaatttataaaacggtttaaaagcagtttgtttgatataaacaatttaaagtataagaaatctttTGTCTGAAATACAGTTTGAAATacatgaaaacctttgtttgaaacacagttgtaacagAGTTTTAAAAGAaagatacagtatgtaagacagtttgataaagagtttaacatgaaACAACGTTTGAGAAAATCATTTTAGAAGTAGTATGCTTggtaaacagctaaaagtgtagtaaatccatttgtatactggttattaatcacatgtgatggatttaataactagtatgattcaacttgtatgccccccccccataaaagcgtttaaaaacatttaaaaggttaattaaaggggtatgaactcacctgttgtgagtaaCTCGAATGAAAGATCAATATAGGATTGTTGGGTGCAATTGGAGtcttgagcacaaacgaatcctatttaacatataattacacatatatgaatacattTAATGTATATAACCACTAATGGTGATAGGGACATGCCTTAGGGACATAAAAACACTTAGAACATAGTGTTACCAACACATATGATTGCACATAAGGGGTGTATGGTCCTATATTGAAGTGTAAGGCCACAAAACCAAAGGTTTAGTGTGTGCGTGGCCAGGTTGTGTTTGCGTCCGCACACTCcctatgaagtgtgccaaaacgtaTTACCAAGCCTTAGCAATGTTCTAGGGAAGGTGTTTCGACCATTGCTTAGTCGGAATGGAAGTTTGTTGCTATTTTGGACCCTTAAAAGTGTGTGTGCGGTTACACttagtgtgtgcggccatacatacTTGAAGACCATGTTAAAGGATCCTTAGCTTATATCAAGCTATTTCAAGTGTATACCCGATTTAGGGCTTAAAAGTGCAGTTATAGTCCAAAAaggtagtgtgtgtgtgtgttattggtgttcttgaagatttaACACCAAGTAGGTGTTTTCATGGATCAAAATAGAGGGGAAGGGTAGTTATGGTTGTGTGTTAGCTAATCCAAGGATGAATCACTTACTTGTTTGAAGATTGGAGTGAaaagttggatgatacttgagaggatttcaagTTCCAGCTTTGAAGGAGTGGTAAAAAGTGATCAAAAATGACTAAGGGTTATATTTATAGGTAGGAGTGTGTGGCTGGAgtaggtgtgcggccgcacacacctgtgtgtggccgtacactcgagtgtgcggccgcacactccatgtgttggagtgtttggcccgattttgcttGATGTGCATCGTGTTATTCCATTTCTAGGCTCGTACCTTAattgtactaggtttagaacactcaaatagactccaaacagtgctaaaagttagcaaaaTGAGGCTATCTTTGATAGATTTGAACAAGTGTATAGGATAGAAAAATTTTGGGTTCTCACAATGATCTACCACCTTCTTCCTCCTTCACAAGCACAAGAACACACTCTTTTCAAGCTCAAAATCACACAACAAAGAACAAGGGTTTGCAATGGACGTTTTTGGGAGATGAAGGCTGATGGAGGAAAGGGTTTTGAGggataaggatgtttaaatagtgctcaaaatctaaaaattagggttttctcacctaccacatacgcccaacatacacacGAGTATACCCAGGGTACTCAGTCGAACATTCAACCCATTTTAAACAGGCTATGTTGTAACGTCTCAAAATAAGACCCGGAAAATTTCCATTTTTAAGTTTATAAAACAGTAAACCATATTGTTGTCAGAAAACCAAGGTAATCAAATTTTATCAATACATCGTAATAATCAGAGTGAATCACATAATGTGGAATCAagtggtgtgtgctctacaatcaaACCGAGCTCTTACCTTTGAAAAAAGATGTACCTGAAACGTAAACTAAAAATTGTaggcacaaatcttagtgagttccccaaaataccacataccaaacatacaactGGGCCTAGTCCTGGAGTATACTCCAACCCAATAAGCAAGGATGGACCCTGCCCTGGGGCCTCGCCCTCGAgtatatttcaacccgatcaAACGATAGTGGGCCTcgccctggggtatatttcaacccgacatgccataatgggccccgccctaggtatatttcaacccgatcatGCCATATTAGGCccgccctggggtatatttcaacccgatcatacaacacgcacacacacacacacacacatatatatatatatatatatatatatatatatatatatatatatacatatatatatatatatatatatatatatatatatatatatcacaccaCAACTAACAATCTACATAGCCGAgtaatgggccgacattagtgccttcgacccatggatacagggaggagactcacctcgtaccGTTGAATCTCACAGAAAGAATCTTTGACTTTTGGCCCACTAAAAATCCTCGCGCTACCAATCACAAAATAATCATCCAATCAATAATTGGATCCTAACTCAAACAAAGAGTCTAAACTAAGGTAAaatacctttttaccctttacctAACTTGGCCCAATCCAATTGTCCAACAAcccaaattccaaaaaaaaatcacCTCAAGCCTATTTatggccaaattttccaaattgggcccaaatctctTTCATGGGCCTTTTCTAGCGAACTCAAAACAATCATCGGCCCAAAAACCTAATGACCCAACAAGGCCTCTAAGTTCAAACATGGCCCAAACCAAAAGCCCAAGAGCTTAAAGCCCAACCTGTTGAgtacgcggggggggggggggggggggggggcggggggTGCTCATCACGTACGTGTAGTGTACTCGCTTTAGGGTTTGTACACTAAGTGTacctgcttgtacgcccaacgtactccccccATTTGGCCAACTTCCATTTTCCagctcttaatcgattaagatCTTAACCCAAACTCAGACTTGACTTCCTTAAGatggtttatcacgtaaagttgccaaatttacgtGCATACATGGCTTAATGAGGCTCTTAGAGATCACAATCCTTGAACTCCTGAAATAAGGGAGTTCGAGTTCCAATCTGACCTGCAACAATCTCGCCTTGAAAAGTCCTGAGCCTCTTATCCATCAACTCCATAATCCCTTCCATGATGGTATTGAACAGTACAGGGGTAGCATCCTCTTACCACGAGTACCTCAACCAATATGAACTCGCGTGTCCTCTTATCAAGAGGTTCAACACCTGAACTAGAGCCCGAACCTGAACCTCTACGAGTAATCATCACCATCCTCAAATTAGAATACAACATAATAACAATCAGATATGACTCGAGGGAGACATTCCCAACACAAAGGCCTCCTTAGAGTTGCCAGGTCTACTCTTGTCTCAAGTACAGgtcctgtgcttctagtagtatgggaccatactacctttcacacctacttacACATTCCTCAAGGTCAATCTTGATTCCTTTAAGTTACCACCCTACAACCATAAAAACATCTTATGCTACACAACATACATATCCTATACTCTCCTAGGAACTCTGAACTTTCACCACTCGCAGAACCAAAAACCTCAATCAACACcgttggttgccttatgcatgcaagtagtacacaaaataggatcacatagactgtcaaatGAAGATTATAccataagtccacaaccaaataaggaacggGAAATGaggctaaatcaatcattctagggtTATACAATCCTAATCATATATAACTTTGAAAgtatacacttagcaaataaCTGAACCGATATCAATTCCAAGTAATACATGGCATCATATTCTATtggctataaggcatcacaaaaatcaggcaattctatcatacgactcttgaaggtatccttagccctaatctagtatGTAATTCTCATATCAAGCACACTAATCATAACACATAAGTATGGTTAacttgggaaccacttacttgagctcggttgatcgcACGCACCACACCCCCCTCCTTTTTTATAAAACCTTTTTAGAagtttaactttttattttcttaagaAAATGATCATTTCCTCAggttgagttctgacacacctgtaagtgtgcccgaatccctcaaaccaaggctcttataccaacttgtaacgttccaaaatagtaattaatttttttttgtttaaaaatcattCAAAACATCCACTAATTGTTTGGAACCCATACAAATCATAGTATTAAATCATCAGAGTACGAATTATTTAAAATGCGGATACCCATGGatctagtgaggaaactcacctcaactgCTGAAAATCTCAGATAAATGCCCGGGCTACTAGACTGGAGAAATCAACGTGATAACTAAACAATAAAGTCCTAGTTAACAATTGAGACATAACCTAAAATTAGAACCTACAACACTTGCCTAATGTCCAAGGCCAAGCTAGTCTCTTAATCCCAATAAAATCCTAGGCTCGGACCCAAAGATCATCCAAGGTCTAATATGGGCCCATCATCTGAAGTGGCCCATTAATAAGAAAGTCCACGATCCATCCCAACGACCAAGCCCAACGATTAAGGCCCAAAAATCACCCCAAGCTGGACTGGGCCGTACGCTCGGCGTACCAACTGGCGTATTCGCCCGAAGCGGAAAGATCGCAAATGGAATGTAGTACAAGCGGTGTACAGGGAGTTACACCCGACATACACACCCCTCATGCAAAATCATGCAAAGTGTCTTAATGCCTTAAGATCCTACGACCAAAACGTAGATCTGAATCCACTGAGACCCCtaaggccataaagttgcaaactttatggatttGCATGGCTACAAGAAGCCCAACACTACAAACCTAGCCTATTTCACCTTTTTCTACACTACTCTTGGATGAGGACAAATCAAGGTCCAAGCTTGCATCTTTATGACCTGAGATGCCTTAAAACGTCTGAAAAGACACCTTGAAGGCTTAGGAGTACCTCATACTCATCAAGCCCTAAATTTTGGGGACAAAAAGGAAGAAAACAAGCCTTAACTAAGATCTAAAGGAACACAAGCCAAGATTAAagatttatacctccaaatggtgcAAAATGAAGAGGAGATGTTGGATCCAAAGTCTTGAGGGCAAAGCTttctccttgaagatccttcTTCACAACCAAGGAAGCACACAATCACTCCAAaaagctcaaaatgctcaaaatGAACTAGGGTTTGCAAAGAGGCTCGATCTTGGGATGAAGGTTGATGAAGGGGAAGGTCTTGGGGCCATAATGGGGTTTAAGTATCGCACAAATCCTaactattagggttttggtctgaaCCACGTAGGCTCGGCGTATCGgagtacgcgcatcgtactcGCACGGGACctagtatgctcagcgtaccaaggcgtacgccccgcgtactcgagccACACCAAAAGTCATGGACTTTGACATCGGGGACCCTTCTTGCAACAAAATCAAAACTCAAGGGTCCAAAAGCAAACCTAAAAAATATAAATGTTACGGTAAGGATGTGGAACATGCTTTTAGAGTTCTAAAGTCAAAATGACACATTGTTGAGCATGCGGCACGACCATATCAATTAGGCGTTCTAGAAGATAttttgtatgcatgtatcataataCATAACATGGTGATTGAAGATAAATGATGAAATATTACGGAGTATTCGGCTTCAGAGCCCAGACACATGCAATTTCAACCCGGGACAACGGAATATTTACATAGGGTCGTAGAATTCAAGACGCATGAAAACACAAACAACTTCGAGAAGATTTGATTGATTTTATGTACAATAGAAATGAAAATGAATAAATTAAGGgcgaaaatgtaattttttttgtttttaaatgtttttttgttgTAATTCTTTTTTTTAGATCTTTAAATGTGATGTTTAATTAAAAAAGTAGGTTTTATTTAAATAACATGTTTTAATTAatttagtttttataaatataaaaaaataaatcgaAAAAAAATGATGACATTGAGTGTTATAAGTAGCAACATATTTCATTCTTTTGGTGTTATAACACTAACATTGTAATTGAGATACAACTTTTAATATAATAACACAACTAGTCTTATTAACAGTCACGTTTATTTCCAAGTGTGTAGGGACATCATCATAAACCGAGAGGCGAGAGGAGCCCCAAATGGACCAGTCAACATGTGGAATTTTTCCCACATCTTTTTAATTTACTTAATATGGATCTATGacataaaatattaatttatatagAAGGTTTAGGTTGAATCATTAATTTACGATTAAATGAAATCAGACTCTATCGAGTTCTTTTGACTCATATGGTAAATGAGTAGAAACTTTGCTGGCGTTTAGGACACACGAACTCTCTAAAGCTGAAAGTTCTAAGGCCTAGGTAAGTAAGAACAATCATCCATTGAAGTAGTGGGTGTTAATCGTAGATACTTACATTTACATGTTATGGTAATGGTTTGAACACAAATAGGTTGTTTGATAACAAAATGGTAGTTTGTGTTCCTGTTACTAACCTTTAAAACACATAAACTCTCTCCGATTCAAAGTTCTGGAGCTTATGAAAGCTGGGACAATAAGGCATTCCAGATACACAGTTGTCAAAAAGTTCGGAATTTGCAATTGTTCTTCCCTTCGGAGAATATATCAACAATTTGTCTTGATAATAGACCATCAAAATTGTTCCATCATTTAAACGCTCAATAGGATAGATAGGTCCCGACATCAACCAATCAATACTGGGGCTAATACTTTTCTTGATAATCACTTCTTTTTCCCAAGATTTCTTGACCCCATATTCCTTCATCACCCACATCGTGAATTGAGAATCAAAGGTATCACTTTGACATAAACAACCTTTAACAACTGCTAAAGTTCGGAAATGGAATCGACTTCCTTGTATAGTTTCAACAGGAGGAGATGGGAACAACTTAAATGTCTCCTTGtcaaaatcaaaagcataaatctCTTCAAGGGAATCCTGATCAACAACAATCGACCAATGAGCATGGCCATTTAGATATGGTCCATGGAATCCATTAATCTTATACACGACATGACCAAGGCTTCTCCATTGACCAGTGCCTAGAGTGTAAACCTCAGCTTCCAATAAACTCGGCtgagatgatgacgatgatgatgaggtTATATTTCGAGGTAATATTAATACCCGTTGGAAGATCCGTATGACTTTGTATTCATGTGAGAGTAAACTGACACCAAAACAATGAACATTTATAGCATAACCTTTTCCATGGTATTGTTGTCTAGGGAGGATCATATACTCTCTTGTGATTGGATTGCATATGTAAATGTTATCACTTTTAACACAAACCTGCCACAAGCAGATCAAGCCGTTGACTGAGCCCATTAGGAGTATTTGAGAGTCTTGGAAAATGGGTGCAAGGTTAAGGTCGAGGCTCATGAGAGGGTCGTGGTGTAAATGGTGGTGATTGACGTCGTCTTTGACCTCCACCCACTTCAAAACACGCAGTTTCGGGCGACCCATCAATTCTTTTTCGGAGTAATGGTAGATCATGAGGCCTACGGGTGATCTCGAGAGTTGAATATCAGCAAAGTAAGAGTCTGAAACGAGATGAAGCCACTTTTTGCATACACACTTGCAGTGGATGATTGTCTTCACAGGAAGTCTTGAGAGAATATCGACCATCACATGTACTGGTAAGTCTTCCATGGATGGATCGAGAAGAGTGATTGTTTTCTAGACTTTGATGGTGGTGTTAGATTGTAGCAGCGcagatccaaaaaaaaaaatcaaaatttaagacAGGTTACTACCAACAAATACTTTACCACTAACAATTAATAACTAACATATCTTAGTTAAATGAATTGGTACTACTTACTACCCACAATAATATTATCAACTAAAGGAATGAAGATTATAaataattttaaaccaaaaaaaacaGATCGAGAGCAGCTACGATAGAGAGACCTAGTCACAAAGACAGATATGGTGAGGTTCCGAGAGCAGCAGAAGGGCAGAAGGTGGTGGCGCAGAGGGCTTTTGCAGTTTTAGACTCCGGCGGCTGGAGGAAGCAGaggttgttgttttttttttttttttttttttttggttctgTGAAAAATATATGAGGTGGGGACTCGGAAGAATGAAGGAAGACTCGAGACTCGAGAGTAGTGGGAGTTTTGTAATACGGGTTCATTTTATTTTAGTAATTGGTGCTAAAAAATCTGGGGGTTTTACTACTGAACTTCTCTAATCAATCGATttatataactttttttatttttcattttttaacatCTATATTATTATTTGTTactagttttatttttaattatttaattacttTTTTTGTGAACAATGATAATATACACAATAAAAAAGCGAGCGGGAATCTAGACAAATACAAACAAAGCCTAGACAAACAACGTAACTTCCAAACAAAATTACAAGGATAAATAGAAAACGGATAAAACAAAAGCACCCTCATCACGTATATATGTACACAAAGAGATCAAGACCTTATATCTAGGGTAAATTATATCATCCGTCCCTCGTGAACATGTCAGAAAACGTATTTAGtccatatttttaaaaattaatttggacCGTCCCTCATTCGTTTAAAACTTACATGTTTCGTCCCTCTGGacataaaaagaccattttgcccatatttatttcttttttaattttttttatttgtttgttatttttagatttaaaaaaaaaagaaaaaacaataaatatacatacataaaCCCACCCATCCCCGATTCCCCCTCCTACGCATTCATTTGCCTTTGTCCCCCCCGCTCTCAGCCACTCCCGACGCCGACGAAGCCCCATTGCCCTCACCTTCACATTTACCCAAAAGCGATAAACCAAAATCAGACCAATCGATCTTCATCCTCCTCCAATCGCCTCTatcaaaccctaaaactcaagaAGGAACTATACATGGAATCATCAACAACACCACCATCGTCGGTGGAATCATCAACAACACCacaatcaccaccaccatctcataTCTCCACTCAACCCTAAGTCGCCTCTCATTTTTACTGTTCTCGATTTGCAGCAAATCAGAAGATCAAAAAGAGAGAAGTAAGTTGCGATTTATCCTTCCCCAATTtcctttcttcttcatctttgAATTTAATTGGTCATCTCTCTCACAGTCCGCCAACACCTCCTGCAATCACCACCAGTCATTACTCAAACCTCAAAAATGAACCATGAACCTGCAAATGAAACCAAACTAAACCCTAAATTTATAAATCAAAGATGATGGAGATTCAGATCAAAGAAGTGGGTTCAAATCGAACCCAAATCTTCTCCATCGATAACGGAGACGGAAAGGTGATCACATTTCGGGCGGTGTTTAAGATGGTTTTCAAGGGCTGATTTGGTTGTTGTTCTAGGCAGTTTTTGTAAAGATAAAGTTCAAAAACTGGGGGGATATAGATGGTTGGATTCGAGGGTGGTATAAAGCAGGTTATAATTGTTATTTGGAGGCAATGAACCGATGGTGTTCGAATGTACGAAGGTGGTTCCGACTGAGGTGGGTTTTCCGATTTTGAAGCTAAGGTTTAAAGTGGGTGTTCCGATTTTGAAGCTAAGGTATATGGTTGAGGAAGAAGGGTGGAATTGGGAAGTTGGCGATGGATGTATGGTGTTTGAGAGATACAAGTGGTGTTCATCCGATGATCTGTTGGGGTGGGTATATGAAGTGAGGCCAtattgttttttcttttatttttaaattaaaaataataattataacatTAAATTAAATGGAAAAGAAATATAAAAGGGCATAATAGTCATTTTAGGTCTCGCAGGGGATGAATCGCGCAAATTTACACTAATGAGGGATGAAGCGTGCAACTATTAATCAAACGAGGGAcaatccgagttaatttttgaaaatagggactaaacacgcTTTCTGGCATGTGCACGATAGACGAATTGTGTAATTTACCCTTATTTCTAAATAAAGTAAAAAGGGGATGTCTACCGCATCTTCCTCGCACGCATACTTAATTTATTGTTAATATCATATTAGCCCATCGaatttattgtttttgttttaaaatgttatccaattctttttttatttttttttattttattttttgtaaattAAGGGAATAAACTCTCGTTTTTCTATTTTAAAACATCCTTATGTGACTTGATACTGGGTAAACCTGTAAAATATGTGTCTTGACCACTTTTGACCTTTAGCATCTTTAATTTCATTCATTTTTGCAAAATTAGGTTGGAAATAAGGTCAGGTTTCACTTAAAACATTCCACCCAATAACATCAACATCACTTTCAAATTCTTTAGTAGTAAATACATCATCTTctccaaaccctagagtatacAAAATACCCAATTTTCTGACATCAACATGTAtctataacatcccaaatttcaataccaaaaatttcatttttaatttgaaGATTCATAAAACAGTTTACTAAAAATGTCATCAATGTATCTCATATCATGAAAACCACAAGTCATCCATCTCAAAACATAGCGTAGgaaaataatgtcagagtacaaatccgaagaatctcatgtgcggaaatcatgtgtatGATGTGTTGCTATCGTGTCGGCTCATTTCCCTTCGaaaaagaagtacctgaaaccaaaactagaaaccgtaagcatgaagcttagtgagttcccccatcataccacataccatataatcacataatgtctagcatatctgggtgttggcctccccttcggtctctttcaaccagtaactgcctagcatatctgggtgttggcctccccttcggtctctttcaaccagtagctgcctagcatatctaggtgctagtctccccttcggtctctttcaaccggtaaccggggactatttcaccccctaccactactacATAATACCctaatataaacatataaatcatatacagcctagcatatctgggtgctggcctcctcttcggtctctttcaaccggtaatcaaggactatttcacccctaccactaccacataataacaaagcatactagcacataaagcataacagatagtggcatcccagacaattatcacaaagacaatcatcttaacTATAATCAAGAGTAGTGAgcagacattggtgccttcgacccactcctattggaaggtaactcacgtcGAGTGTCGTGTAGTAACTGAACTGTCCTCTGATttgggatcaactcctctcaaactcctacacataattTCCTTTAgttaccctttcatactcataacccctttaaggttcaactctggtcaatggtcaaagtcaaagtcaacatcttggttgactcaactcgccgagttggtccatcaactcatcgagttccatgatccataaaaccctggaatctcgatcctactcgccgagttctttcatgaactcatcgagttcctcctcataacAGAGTCGAGACAGTTCActcacaactcgttgagttcctccttgaactcatcgagttcttcaatcttcaaaacacaaaaaccatgtccaactcgctgagtcatctcctagactcgacgagtttttgttgggattaaaaccctaattgagatttgatgaacaagatgcggaaaataagaacaaacacaaatatgaagattatgtcgaatgatcactcgatttattcaaatatgaggaataaattacactttcggcatagactaaagaatctaacacaaaaaaaacctcatgtggcggctacattttgtctcactcttaaccctaatattgaataatacatgactatttataaggaaaagacaagtcttgggcttttaacctacaattcatcaaaggggcccattgccatcatccatggagtgctttgaaaccctacagttTTGCCAGTAACAAAAAAGGTTGGGGccacgatccaactcgtcgagttgcatgaacaactcgtcgatttcccCTTAGTCTATATCCATTAAGTCACTTTTTTGTTTGGctcaatgcttccaaaccatagatctggtcctCTATGGTCgatatatcacgtaaagttactaactttacgtccatgcatgggttaTTTAGCTTAAAAGGCCCTAAAAGGTGGTTCACAAATTGCATGGgactctcatggccataaagttggcacctttatgctatAGAGTCCCTCAACGGCTCTAGATCTGAAGGTTCTTTCCACAGGGGACATCCAAATCCCAAAGGCCGCCATTATTGAACCAAAACATGGAGAAAAATccctaaaactagatctaagcactTAATAAGCAAGGTAAGAGCTATATACCTTAGGTGAACCAGAAATGAAGCTctacttctggatctactcttctCCTTCACTTCCTTGCTCCTTCCTCAagtctcttcttcttcaaaacctcaaGAAAGTACCAAGAATGGCTCAAAACTCTCAAAAAcgtattagggtttcgtggttagggtttgggacgatAGAGGCTAAA encodes:
- the LOC111889795 gene encoding F-box/kelch-repeat protein At3g06240: MEDLPVHVMVDILSRLPVKTIIHCKCVCKKWLHLVSDSYFADIQLSRSPVGLMIYHYSEKELMGRPKLRVLKWVEVKDDVNHHHLHHDPLMSLDLNLAPIFQDSQILLMGSVNGLICLWQVCVKSDNIYICNPITREYMILPRQQYHGKGYAINVHCFGVSLLSHEYKVIRIFQRVLILPRNITSSSSSSSQPSLLEAEVYTLGTGQWRSLGHVVYKINGFHGPYLNGHAHWSIVVDQDSLEEIYAFDFDKETFKLFPSPPVETIQGSRFHFRTLAVVKGCLCQSDTFDSQFTMWVMKEYGVKKSWEKEVIIKKSISPSIDWLMSGPIYPIERLNDGTILMVYYQDKLLIYSPKGRTIANSELFDNCVSGMPYCPSFHKLQNFESERVYVF